The nucleotide sequence TTGTAGGAGGAGCATTACTTTTAGGATTTGTTATGGCTCTGTTTCCAGCAATCATGCAACCAATTATGAGGAAAATTACTGGAGATGATTCGCTTGCTTTTGGCCACTTTGGAAGTAGTTGTTATTGGTTAAGTGGACAAATTGGAAAATTATGCAATAAAAACAACAAAGGTCGTACAACAGAAGATGTAAAATTTCCTAAAGGATTATCTTTCCTTAGGGATAATATGGTATCAATTGCTATTGTGATGTTTTTCTGTTATATAGTTGTAGCTGGAGTAGCGAATTTCGGACATAATAGTCAAGCAGCATCTATTTTTGGTGAAAGCAATTGGATTCTATATTCTATAATAAATTCAATAACGTTTTCTGGAGGTATTTATATCGTATTATCTGGTGTGCGTATGTTAATCGGAGAAATATTACCTGCTTTTAAAGGTATTTCAGAGAAACTTGTACCAAATGCAAAACCAGCATTAGATTGTCCAACAATTTTCCCATATGCACCTAATGCTGTATTGATTGGATTTTTATGTTCCTTTGTAGGAGGAATTATTGGGTTAATAGTTTTAGCACTTATGGGTAAAGCTGGCATAGCTGTAGCGATTATTTTACCAGGAGCAGTAGTTCACTTTTTCTGTGGTGCAACTGCTGGTGTTTGTGGAAATGCCACAGGAGGATTGAAAGGTTGTATTATCGGATCATTAATTCATGGTATTGCAGTAACATTCTTATCTGCAGCATTACTTCCTGTACTTGGTTCACTTGGTTTTGCTAATACAACGTTTTCTGATGCGGACTTTACAGTTGTTGGTATTTTATTTGGTAATTTATCTAAATTTGTTACAGGCAATGGATTATTTGCAGTGATTTTAGTATTATTTTTAGCACCAATTGTTTATAATTTTGTATCTAAAAAGAATCAAAAAGAATTAAATTAAAGAATATATAAAAAAGAATTAAAAGGAGAATTTATTATGGCAGAGATTAAAAAAATATTATGTGTTTGTGGTTCAGGTCTTGGATCATCATTTTTAATGGAGATGAATGCAAAAAAAGCTTTAACTAGTCTTGGGATTGCAGATGTTGAAGTTGATCATACTACAATTGGGGATATTACTCAAGGATCAGCTGATTTGTTTATTTGCGGGTCTGATTTACTTCCTAACGCTGAAAAATTTGGAAGAGCAATTGGAATGAATAATATAGTTTCTATGGATGAAATGACAGAAAAACTTAAAGAAGCTTTTGGACTATAAAAGAAGCTAGCTTTATGCTAGCTTCTTACTCTTTTTTAATATCATTTCCATTGAGCCATTGTAGTTTATACTTATACGATAATCTAATATTTCGAATCCTAAATTTTTAACAATATTTTCCAAGCCTACTTTAGAAAAATAAGTTAAGTGATAAGGTTCGTTCCACATAGCCA is from Candidatus Arthromitus sp. SFB-rat-Yit and encodes:
- a CDS encoding PTS ascorbate transporter subunit IIC; protein product: MREILNIIQQILSTPAIFVGIIAMIGLLLQKKDAQSIIKGTIKTILGFLVLNAGASVVQSAIIPFGDLFQLAFGIQGVVPNNEAITSLGLNEFAVETSAIFALGMCANIVMARFSRWKYIFLTGHHSLYMACLIAIILSIAGLSGWQLIVGGALLLGFVMALFPAIMQPIMRKITGDDSLAFGHFGSSCYWLSGQIGKLCNKNNKGRTTEDVKFPKGLSFLRDNMVSIAIVMFFCYIVVAGVANFGHNSQAASIFGESNWILYSIINSITFSGGIYIVLSGVRMLIGEILPAFKGISEKLVPNAKPALDCPTIFPYAPNAVLIGFLCSFVGGIIGLIVLALMGKAGIAVAIILPGAVVHFFCGATAGVCGNATGGLKGCIIGSLIHGIAVTFLSAALLPVLGSLGFANTTFSDADFTVVGILFGNLSKFVTGNGLFAVILVLFLAPIVYNFVSKKNQKELN
- a CDS encoding PTS sugar transporter subunit IIB, which encodes MAEIKKILCVCGSGLGSSFLMEMNAKKALTSLGIADVEVDHTTIGDITQGSADLFICGSDLLPNAEKFGRAIGMNNIVSMDEMTEKLKEAFGL